One window of the Magnolia sinica isolate HGM2019 chromosome 19, MsV1, whole genome shotgun sequence genome contains the following:
- the LOC131234709 gene encoding putative germin-like protein 2-1, translated as MSVFLSLECTLNPNSSFSFLFPSGFMKIRMAAHILVLALLAVTCSLTHAYDPSPLQDFCVAILEPKPPVFVNGFLCKDPKMVQADDFFFSGLDRPGNTSNKVRSKVTLVTVNQLPGLNTLGISLVRIDIEPYGVNSPHEHPRASEILTVIEGTLYAGFVTSNPDNRLITKILNKGDVFVFPKGLIHFQFNIGKTHAVAIASLSSQFPGVMTISNAVFGSKPPISDDVLAKAFHVDSKVIDLLKAQF; from the exons ATGTCCGTGTTTCTCAGCCTTGAATGCACTTTGAATCCCAATAGCTCCTTTAGCTTTCTTTTTCCCTCCGGTTTTATGAAAATAAGGATGGCTGCTCACATCCTTGTACTTGCCCTTCTCGCAGTCACTTGTTCTCTCACACATGCCTATGACCCCAGTCCCTTGCAAGACTTCTGTGTTGCCATACTAGAACCAAAACCACCAG TATTTGTAAATGGGTTCTTGTGTAAGGACCCAAAGATGGTGCAAGCTGATGATTTCTTCTTCAGTGGACTAGACAGGCCGGGCAACACTTCAAATAAGGTTAGGTCCAAGGTTACATTAGTCACCGTGAATCAGCTACCCGGACTCAACACTCTCGGTATATCCCTTGTCCGCATCGACATTGAACCTTACGGTGTCAATTCTCCTCACGAGCATCCACGGGCTTCAGAGATCTTGACTGTCATAGAGGGCACACTCTACGCTGGGTTCGTCACCTCCAACCCTGACAATCGCCTCATAACAAAGATCCTAAATAAGGGTGATGTGTTCGTCTTCCCAAAAGGCCTCATTCACTTCCAATTCAACATTGGCAAAACCCATGCGGTTGCAATCGCCAGTCTTAGCAGCCAGTTCCCTGGTGTCATGACCATATCTAATGCTGTCTTCGGTTCGAAGCCGCCTATCTCGGATGATGTTCTCGCAAAGGCCTTCCACGTGGACAGCAAAGTGATTGATTTACTCAAGGCACAGTTCTAG